A single window of Bos javanicus breed banteng chromosome 19, ARS-OSU_banteng_1.0, whole genome shotgun sequence DNA harbors:
- the MYCBPAP gene encoding MYCBP-associated protein isoform X4 — MKSLKKESRLRIPTNRFLEAPESVKEKKRAKAPEQPTPPIQEEPEPVSNVLQGDDILALAIKKEDLRKQHLPRLIETEDKHVITQRFIIRKPKPKDHRKVSHLVAHPATPDAATKPLDYSGPGDIFHGSDQILPHHILGSLQDFKRIAVARGNTQLAELIHTPPCLMTLISTKEEPKQEAPKEEKAHPPWVPPLQHNFLKNWQRNIALRKKQQDALSERLKKPVSELLMHTGDTYRQIQEERELLDRMLSTRSDGKGCKLTSGFWSRLEYVGDEMTGLVMTKTKTQHGLVEPITQIRKPWSIQAEMGLPAQKDAWYRYTWDRSLFLTCRRKELQSIMAELNFSQQDIDGLEVVGKGRPFSSVTVEDYSVFERSLESSSEDTVHLDLLANYPDVVPMPVLGPSLLFCGKPACWIRSSNSEDKRHVGIAVRLTFETLEGEKTSSELTVVNNGTVAIWYDWRRRSQWDSFQDLKRNRMQRFYFNNREGVILPGKTKNFTFFFKSLNAGIFRECWEFGTHPTLLGGALLQVNLHAVSLAQDIFRDERKLLESKLAAHEAVTVVENVLQELLRGILTPERTQSPVDASVTEEDLFHHRNPQLHYQHQVVQHLHSLWRQYMILPLKAEEARPGEEGHLSPRAQAAATPSAYLEETSMKIESSAHLKSPTLDPQLPRQESEAVKDSQDHVGSQKTGLGVRPSQRKSIMEEILVEGSPDLESIRSPWELDGLPLPEWNLCLEDFRKAVMALPEENQREDALIRLNKAALELCQEPRPLHPDFLYQMCLQLWRDLVDSLVSHSLWLRALLGLPEKETIYLDMPEEQDRKSPPVTEVKVTSGKVGKEDRKGASQEKKQFGLRDKEDKKGPRLSPGKEDRLNSKKHKTKDDKKPVKSLSRDGLSLDEPAPDSIIPSQEPIDPLVMEKYTHRLHTEVCGLLDALVTDLLALADDLHPQKNAEEPLRLFP, encoded by the exons ATGAAGTCTTTAAAGAAGGAGTCCCGCCTTAGAATACCTACAAACAGATTCTTGGAGGCCCCAGAGAGCGTGAAAG AAAAGAAGCGGGCAAAGGCCCCTGAACAGCCCACACCCCCAATTCAGGAAGAACCTGAACCTGTTAGCAATGTGCTACAAGGAGATGACATTCTTGCCTTAGCCATTAAGAAGGAAGACTTGAGGAAG caACATCTTCCTCGCCTTATTGAAACAGAAGATAAACATGTAATTACCCAGAGATTTATCATCCGTAAACCCAAACCCAAGGATCATAGGAAGGTCTCACACTTAGTAGCACATCCTGCTACTCCAGATGCAGCCACAAAGCCCCTGGACTACTCTG GACCAGGTGACATCTTCCATGGCAGTGATCAGATCCTGCCCCACCACATCCTGGGGAGTCTCCAGGACTTTAAGAGAATTGCAGTTGCTCGAGGGAACACCCAG CTGGCTGAGCTGATACACACCCCACCCTGTCTGATGACCCTCATCTCAACTAAAGAAGAGCCAAAGCAGGAAGCCCCCAAAGAAGAGAAGGCACATCCTCCCTGGGTCCCGCCTCTGCAGCACAACTTTCTGAAAAACTGGCAGCGCAACATAGCCCTTCGGAAGAAGCAGCAGGATGCTCTCAGCG AACGGCTGAAGAAGCCAGTCAGCGAGCTGCTGATGCACACAGGGGACACCTACAGACAGATCCAGGAGGAGCGGGAGCTCCTTGACCGAATGCTGTCAACACGGTCTGATGGGAAG GGCTGCAAGTTGACCAGTGGGTTCTGGAGTCGACTGGAATACGTGGGAGACGAAATGACGGGTCTGGTAATGACAAAGACAAAAACTCAGCATGGCCTCGTGGAGCCAATCACTCAGATCAGGAAGCCCTGGTCCATCCAGGCAGAGATGG GGTTGCCAGCCCAGAAGGACGCATGGTACCGCTACACCTGGGATCGGAGTCTGTTTCTGACCTGCCGGCGCAAGGAGCTGCAGAGCATCATGGCAGAGCTGAATTTTAGCCAGCAG gaCATTGATGGCCTGGAGGTGGTGGGCAAAGGGCGGCCTTTCTCCAGTGTTACGGTGGAAGACTATTCAGTGTTTGAAAGGAGCTTGGAAAGCTCCTCTGAGGACACAGTGCACTT AGACTTATTGGCCAATTACCCTGATGTGGTTCCTATGCCTGTTCTTGGCCCTTCTCTGCTGTTCTGTGGGAAGCCAGCCTGCTGGATCCGAAGCAGTAATTCAGAGGACAAG aggCATGTTGGAATTGCTGTCCGCTTGACCTTTGAAACTCTAGAAGGGGAGAAAACATCTTCAGAACTGACCGTGGTCAATAATGGCACAGTGGCCATTTGGTATGACTGGCGGCGGCGGTCACAGTGGGACTCTTTCCAAGACCTGAAGAGGAATAGGATGCAGAGGTTCTACTTCAACAATCGGGAAG GTGTAATTCTGCCTGGAAAAACTAAAAACTTTACCTTTTTCTTCAAATCTTTGAATGCTGGGATCTTCAGGGAGTGTTGGGAATTTGGAACCCACCCTACCCTATTGGGAGGGGCTCTGCTGCAGGTCAACCTCCATGCGGTCTCCTTGGCCCAGGACATTTTTCGGGATGAGAGGAAGTTATTGGAG AGCAAACTGGCCGCCCATGAAGCAGTCACCGTCGTGGAGAACGTGCTGCAGGAGCTCCTGAGGGGGATCCTGACGCCCGAGCGCACACAGTCACCTGTGGATGCCTCTGTCACAGAGGAGGACTTGTTCCACCATAGGAATCCTCAG CTGCATTACCAGCACCAGGTGGTGCAACATCTGCACAGTCTGTGGCGCCAGTACATGATCCTGCCCCTCAAGGCTGAGGAGGCCAGGCCCGGCGAGGAGGGGCACCTcagccccagggcccaggctgCTGCAACCCCGTCAGCCTACTTGGAGGAGACCTCAATGAAGATTGAGTCTTCTGCACACCTTAAGAGCCCAACGTTAGACCCTCAACTGCCCCGGCAGGAGAGCGAGGCCGTCAAGGACTCCCAGGATCATGTTGGGTCCCAGAAGACCGGGCTAGGGGTCAGGCCTTCTCAGCGGAAGAGCATCATGGAGGAGATCCTGGTGGAGGGGAGCCCAGATCTGGAGAGCATCAGGAGCCCCTGGGAACTGGATGGCCTTCCTCTGCCAGAGTGGAATCTCTGTCTGGAAGACTTCAGAAAG GCAGTGATGGCACTCCCTGAGGAGAACCAGAGAGAAGACGCCCTAATCAGGCTCAACAAAGCGGCCCTGGAGCTGTGCCAGGAACCGCGGCCGTTGCACCCTGACTTCCTGTACCAGATGTG TTTGCAGCTGTGGCGAGATCTGGTTGACAGCCTGGTAAGCCATTCCCTGTGGCTGAGGGCTCTGCTGGGCCTGCCTGAGAAGGAGACCATCTACCTGGACATGCCAGAAGAGCAAG ATCGAAAATCACCTCCTGTCACAGAAGTGAAGGTAACTTCTGGGAAAGTGGGAAAGGAGGACCGGAAAGGGGCATCCCAGGAAAAGAAACAGTTTGGACTCAGagacaaagaagataaaaaaggACCCAGGCTGTCACCTGGGAAAGAG GACCGTTTAAATAGCAAGAAGCACAAAACAAAGGATGACAAGAAGCCGGTGAAATCTTTAAGTCGGGACGGGCTTTCCTTGGACGAGCCTGCCCCTGACAGCATCATCCCGTCTCAGGAACCCATAGATCCCCTGGTCATGGAGAAATACACCCACAGGCTGCACACTGAG GTCTGTGGGCTGCTGGATGCCCTGGTGACCGACCTGCTGGCCCTGGCTGACGACCTCCACCCCCAAAAGAATGCTGAGGAGCCTTTGCGTCTCTTCCCCTGA
- the MYCBPAP gene encoding MYCBP-associated protein isoform X3, translating to MKSLKKESRLRIPTNRFLEAPESVKEKKRAKAPEQPTPPIQEEPEPVSNVLQGDDILALAIKKEDLRKQHLPRLIETEDKHVITQRFIIRKPKPKDHRKVSHLVAHPATPDAATKPLDYSGPGDIFHGSDQILPHHILGSLQDFKRIAVARGNTQLAELIHTPPCLMTLISTKEEPKQEAPKEEKAHPPWVPPLQHNFLKNWQRNIALRKKQQDALSERLKKPVSELLMHTGDTYRQIQEERELLDRMLSTRSDGKGCKLTSGFWSRLEYVGDEMTGLVMTKTKTQHGLVEPITQIRKPWSIQAEMGLPAQKDAWYRYTWDRSLFLTCRRKELQSIMAELNFSQQDIDGLEVVGKGRPFSSVTVEDYSVFERSLESSSEDTVHLDLLANYPDVVPMPVLGPSLLFCGKPACWIRSSNSEDKRHVGIAVRLTFETLEGEKTSSELTVVNNGTVAIWYDWRRRSQWDSFQDLKRNRMQRFYFNNREGVILPGKTKNFTFFFKSLNAGIFRECWEFGTHPTLLGGALLQVNLHAVSLAQDIFRDERKLLESKLAAHEAVTVVENVLQELLRGILTPERTQSPVDASVTEEDLFHHRNPQLHYQHQVVQHLHSLWRQYMILPLKAEEARPGEEGHLSPRAQAAATPSAYLEETSMKIESSAHLKSPTLDPQLPRQESEAVKDSQDHVGSQKTGLGVRPSQRKSIMEEILVEGSPDLESIRSPWELDGLPLPEWNLCLEDFRKAVMALPEENQREDALIRLNKAALELCQEPRPLHPDFLYQMCLQLWRDLVDSLVSHSLWLRALLGLPEKETIYLDMPEEQGGVPERRDDLPSYRKSPPVTEVKVTSGKVGKEDRKGASQEKKQFGLRDKEDKKGPRLSPGKEDRLNSKKHKTKDDKKPVKSLSRDGLSLDEPAPDSIIPSQEPIDPLVMEKYTHRLHTEVCGLLDALVTDLLALADDLHPQKNAEEPLRLFP from the exons ATGAAGTCTTTAAAGAAGGAGTCCCGCCTTAGAATACCTACAAACAGATTCTTGGAGGCCCCAGAGAGCGTGAAAG AAAAGAAGCGGGCAAAGGCCCCTGAACAGCCCACACCCCCAATTCAGGAAGAACCTGAACCTGTTAGCAATGTGCTACAAGGAGATGACATTCTTGCCTTAGCCATTAAGAAGGAAGACTTGAGGAAG caACATCTTCCTCGCCTTATTGAAACAGAAGATAAACATGTAATTACCCAGAGATTTATCATCCGTAAACCCAAACCCAAGGATCATAGGAAGGTCTCACACTTAGTAGCACATCCTGCTACTCCAGATGCAGCCACAAAGCCCCTGGACTACTCTG GACCAGGTGACATCTTCCATGGCAGTGATCAGATCCTGCCCCACCACATCCTGGGGAGTCTCCAGGACTTTAAGAGAATTGCAGTTGCTCGAGGGAACACCCAG CTGGCTGAGCTGATACACACCCCACCCTGTCTGATGACCCTCATCTCAACTAAAGAAGAGCCAAAGCAGGAAGCCCCCAAAGAAGAGAAGGCACATCCTCCCTGGGTCCCGCCTCTGCAGCACAACTTTCTGAAAAACTGGCAGCGCAACATAGCCCTTCGGAAGAAGCAGCAGGATGCTCTCAGCG AACGGCTGAAGAAGCCAGTCAGCGAGCTGCTGATGCACACAGGGGACACCTACAGACAGATCCAGGAGGAGCGGGAGCTCCTTGACCGAATGCTGTCAACACGGTCTGATGGGAAG GGCTGCAAGTTGACCAGTGGGTTCTGGAGTCGACTGGAATACGTGGGAGACGAAATGACGGGTCTGGTAATGACAAAGACAAAAACTCAGCATGGCCTCGTGGAGCCAATCACTCAGATCAGGAAGCCCTGGTCCATCCAGGCAGAGATGG GGTTGCCAGCCCAGAAGGACGCATGGTACCGCTACACCTGGGATCGGAGTCTGTTTCTGACCTGCCGGCGCAAGGAGCTGCAGAGCATCATGGCAGAGCTGAATTTTAGCCAGCAG gaCATTGATGGCCTGGAGGTGGTGGGCAAAGGGCGGCCTTTCTCCAGTGTTACGGTGGAAGACTATTCAGTGTTTGAAAGGAGCTTGGAAAGCTCCTCTGAGGACACAGTGCACTT AGACTTATTGGCCAATTACCCTGATGTGGTTCCTATGCCTGTTCTTGGCCCTTCTCTGCTGTTCTGTGGGAAGCCAGCCTGCTGGATCCGAAGCAGTAATTCAGAGGACAAG aggCATGTTGGAATTGCTGTCCGCTTGACCTTTGAAACTCTAGAAGGGGAGAAAACATCTTCAGAACTGACCGTGGTCAATAATGGCACAGTGGCCATTTGGTATGACTGGCGGCGGCGGTCACAGTGGGACTCTTTCCAAGACCTGAAGAGGAATAGGATGCAGAGGTTCTACTTCAACAATCGGGAAG GTGTAATTCTGCCTGGAAAAACTAAAAACTTTACCTTTTTCTTCAAATCTTTGAATGCTGGGATCTTCAGGGAGTGTTGGGAATTTGGAACCCACCCTACCCTATTGGGAGGGGCTCTGCTGCAGGTCAACCTCCATGCGGTCTCCTTGGCCCAGGACATTTTTCGGGATGAGAGGAAGTTATTGGAG AGCAAACTGGCCGCCCATGAAGCAGTCACCGTCGTGGAGAACGTGCTGCAGGAGCTCCTGAGGGGGATCCTGACGCCCGAGCGCACACAGTCACCTGTGGATGCCTCTGTCACAGAGGAGGACTTGTTCCACCATAGGAATCCTCAG CTGCATTACCAGCACCAGGTGGTGCAACATCTGCACAGTCTGTGGCGCCAGTACATGATCCTGCCCCTCAAGGCTGAGGAGGCCAGGCCCGGCGAGGAGGGGCACCTcagccccagggcccaggctgCTGCAACCCCGTCAGCCTACTTGGAGGAGACCTCAATGAAGATTGAGTCTTCTGCACACCTTAAGAGCCCAACGTTAGACCCTCAACTGCCCCGGCAGGAGAGCGAGGCCGTCAAGGACTCCCAGGATCATGTTGGGTCCCAGAAGACCGGGCTAGGGGTCAGGCCTTCTCAGCGGAAGAGCATCATGGAGGAGATCCTGGTGGAGGGGAGCCCAGATCTGGAGAGCATCAGGAGCCCCTGGGAACTGGATGGCCTTCCTCTGCCAGAGTGGAATCTCTGTCTGGAAGACTTCAGAAAG GCAGTGATGGCACTCCCTGAGGAGAACCAGAGAGAAGACGCCCTAATCAGGCTCAACAAAGCGGCCCTGGAGCTGTGCCAGGAACCGCGGCCGTTGCACCCTGACTTCCTGTACCAGATGTG TTTGCAGCTGTGGCGAGATCTGGTTGACAGCCTGGTAAGCCATTCCCTGTGGCTGAGGGCTCTGCTGGGCCTGCCTGAGAAGGAGACCATCTACCTGGACATGCCAGAAGAGCAAG GTGGAGTCCCAGAGAGGCGAGATGACTTGCCATCCT ATCGAAAATCACCTCCTGTCACAGAAGTGAAGGTAACTTCTGGGAAAGTGGGAAAGGAGGACCGGAAAGGGGCATCCCAGGAAAAGAAACAGTTTGGACTCAGagacaaagaagataaaaaaggACCCAGGCTGTCACCTGGGAAAGAG GACCGTTTAAATAGCAAGAAGCACAAAACAAAGGATGACAAGAAGCCGGTGAAATCTTTAAGTCGGGACGGGCTTTCCTTGGACGAGCCTGCCCCTGACAGCATCATCCCGTCTCAGGAACCCATAGATCCCCTGGTCATGGAGAAATACACCCACAGGCTGCACACTGAG GTCTGTGGGCTGCTGGATGCCCTGGTGACCGACCTGCTGGCCCTGGCTGACGACCTCCACCCCCAAAAGAATGCTGAGGAGCCTTTGCGTCTCTTCCCCTGA
- the MYCBPAP gene encoding MYCBP-associated protein isoform X2, which yields MWGPVRVPAGYSLPSCLFFLLPGPGDIFHGSDQILPHHILGSLQDFKRIAVARGNTQLAELIHTPPCLMTLISTKEEPKQEAPKEEKAHPPWVPPLQHNFLKNWQRNIALRKKQQDALSERLKKPVSELLMHTGDTYRQIQEERELLDRMLSTRSDGKGCKLTSGFWSRLEYVGDEMTGLVMTKTKTQHGLVEPITQIRKPWSIQAEMGLPAQKDAWYRYTWDRSLFLTCRRKELQSIMAELNFSQQDIDGLEVVGKGRPFSSVTVEDYSVFERSLESSSEDTVHLDLLANYPDVVPMPVLGPSLLFCGKPACWIRSSNSEDKRHVGIAVRLTFETLEGEKTSSELTVVNNGTVAIWYDWRRRSQWDSFQDLKRNRMQRFYFNNREGVILPGKTKNFTFFFKSLNAGIFRECWEFGTHPTLLGGALLQVNLHAVSLAQDIFRDERKLLESKLAAHEAVTVVENVLQELLRGILTPERTQSPVDASVTEEDLFHHRNPQLHYQHQVVQHLHSLWRQYMILPLKAEEARPGEEGHLSPRAQAAATPSAYLEETSMKIESSAHLKSPTLDPQLPRQESEAVKDSQDHVGSQKTGLGVRPSQRKSIMEEILVEGSPDLESIRSPWELDGLPLPEWNLCLEDFRKAVMALPEENQREDALIRLNKAALELCQEPRPLHPDFLYQMCLQLWRDLVDSLVSHSLWLRALLGLPEKETIYLDMPEEQGGVPERRDDLPSYRKSPPVTEVKVTSGKVGKEDRKGASQEKKQFGLRDKEDKKGPRLSPGKEDRLNSKKHKTKDDKKPVKSLSRDGLSLDEPAPDSIIPSQEPIDPLVMEKYTHRLHTEVCGLLDALVTDLLALADDLHPQKNAEEPLRLFP from the exons ATGTGGGGCCCTGTCAGAGTACCAGCTGGCTATAGCttgccttcctgcctcttctttTTGCTTCCAGGACCAGGTGACATCTTCCATGGCAGTGATCAGATCCTGCCCCACCACATCCTGGGGAGTCTCCAGGACTTTAAGAGAATTGCAGTTGCTCGAGGGAACACCCAG CTGGCTGAGCTGATACACACCCCACCCTGTCTGATGACCCTCATCTCAACTAAAGAAGAGCCAAAGCAGGAAGCCCCCAAAGAAGAGAAGGCACATCCTCCCTGGGTCCCGCCTCTGCAGCACAACTTTCTGAAAAACTGGCAGCGCAACATAGCCCTTCGGAAGAAGCAGCAGGATGCTCTCAGCG AACGGCTGAAGAAGCCAGTCAGCGAGCTGCTGATGCACACAGGGGACACCTACAGACAGATCCAGGAGGAGCGGGAGCTCCTTGACCGAATGCTGTCAACACGGTCTGATGGGAAG GGCTGCAAGTTGACCAGTGGGTTCTGGAGTCGACTGGAATACGTGGGAGACGAAATGACGGGTCTGGTAATGACAAAGACAAAAACTCAGCATGGCCTCGTGGAGCCAATCACTCAGATCAGGAAGCCCTGGTCCATCCAGGCAGAGATGG GGTTGCCAGCCCAGAAGGACGCATGGTACCGCTACACCTGGGATCGGAGTCTGTTTCTGACCTGCCGGCGCAAGGAGCTGCAGAGCATCATGGCAGAGCTGAATTTTAGCCAGCAG gaCATTGATGGCCTGGAGGTGGTGGGCAAAGGGCGGCCTTTCTCCAGTGTTACGGTGGAAGACTATTCAGTGTTTGAAAGGAGCTTGGAAAGCTCCTCTGAGGACACAGTGCACTT AGACTTATTGGCCAATTACCCTGATGTGGTTCCTATGCCTGTTCTTGGCCCTTCTCTGCTGTTCTGTGGGAAGCCAGCCTGCTGGATCCGAAGCAGTAATTCAGAGGACAAG aggCATGTTGGAATTGCTGTCCGCTTGACCTTTGAAACTCTAGAAGGGGAGAAAACATCTTCAGAACTGACCGTGGTCAATAATGGCACAGTGGCCATTTGGTATGACTGGCGGCGGCGGTCACAGTGGGACTCTTTCCAAGACCTGAAGAGGAATAGGATGCAGAGGTTCTACTTCAACAATCGGGAAG GTGTAATTCTGCCTGGAAAAACTAAAAACTTTACCTTTTTCTTCAAATCTTTGAATGCTGGGATCTTCAGGGAGTGTTGGGAATTTGGAACCCACCCTACCCTATTGGGAGGGGCTCTGCTGCAGGTCAACCTCCATGCGGTCTCCTTGGCCCAGGACATTTTTCGGGATGAGAGGAAGTTATTGGAG AGCAAACTGGCCGCCCATGAAGCAGTCACCGTCGTGGAGAACGTGCTGCAGGAGCTCCTGAGGGGGATCCTGACGCCCGAGCGCACACAGTCACCTGTGGATGCCTCTGTCACAGAGGAGGACTTGTTCCACCATAGGAATCCTCAG CTGCATTACCAGCACCAGGTGGTGCAACATCTGCACAGTCTGTGGCGCCAGTACATGATCCTGCCCCTCAAGGCTGAGGAGGCCAGGCCCGGCGAGGAGGGGCACCTcagccccagggcccaggctgCTGCAACCCCGTCAGCCTACTTGGAGGAGACCTCAATGAAGATTGAGTCTTCTGCACACCTTAAGAGCCCAACGTTAGACCCTCAACTGCCCCGGCAGGAGAGCGAGGCCGTCAAGGACTCCCAGGATCATGTTGGGTCCCAGAAGACCGGGCTAGGGGTCAGGCCTTCTCAGCGGAAGAGCATCATGGAGGAGATCCTGGTGGAGGGGAGCCCAGATCTGGAGAGCATCAGGAGCCCCTGGGAACTGGATGGCCTTCCTCTGCCAGAGTGGAATCTCTGTCTGGAAGACTTCAGAAAG GCAGTGATGGCACTCCCTGAGGAGAACCAGAGAGAAGACGCCCTAATCAGGCTCAACAAAGCGGCCCTGGAGCTGTGCCAGGAACCGCGGCCGTTGCACCCTGACTTCCTGTACCAGATGTG TTTGCAGCTGTGGCGAGATCTGGTTGACAGCCTGGTAAGCCATTCCCTGTGGCTGAGGGCTCTGCTGGGCCTGCCTGAGAAGGAGACCATCTACCTGGACATGCCAGAAGAGCAAG GTGGAGTCCCAGAGAGGCGAGATGACTTGCCATCCT ATCGAAAATCACCTCCTGTCACAGAAGTGAAGGTAACTTCTGGGAAAGTGGGAAAGGAGGACCGGAAAGGGGCATCCCAGGAAAAGAAACAGTTTGGACTCAGagacaaagaagataaaaaaggACCCAGGCTGTCACCTGGGAAAGAG GACCGTTTAAATAGCAAGAAGCACAAAACAAAGGATGACAAGAAGCCGGTGAAATCTTTAAGTCGGGACGGGCTTTCCTTGGACGAGCCTGCCCCTGACAGCATCATCCCGTCTCAGGAACCCATAGATCCCCTGGTCATGGAGAAATACACCCACAGGCTGCACACTGAG GTCTGTGGGCTGCTGGATGCCCTGGTGACCGACCTGCTGGCCCTGGCTGACGACCTCCACCCCCAAAAGAATGCTGAGGAGCCTTTGCGTCTCTTCCCCTGA
- the MYCBPAP gene encoding MYCBP-associated protein isoform X1: MEDRRSEGRWPVFPFWGRGDFQRPWFCALLSVTCYLVVLERRDSAEREDSRDLGPEKSAQPHCHTIPGPPHSHCSFQLAELIHTPPCLMTLISTKEEPKQEAPKEEKAHPPWVPPLQHNFLKNWQRNIALRKKQQDALSERLKKPVSELLMHTGDTYRQIQEERELLDRMLSTRSDGKGCKLTSGFWSRLEYVGDEMTGLVMTKTKTQHGLVEPITQIRKPWSIQAEMGLPAQKDAWYRYTWDRSLFLTCRRKELQSIMAELNFSQQDIDGLEVVGKGRPFSSVTVEDYSVFERSLESSSEDTVHLDLLANYPDVVPMPVLGPSLLFCGKPACWIRSSNSEDKRHVGIAVRLTFETLEGEKTSSELTVVNNGTVAIWYDWRRRSQWDSFQDLKRNRMQRFYFNNREGVILPGKTKNFTFFFKSLNAGIFRECWEFGTHPTLLGGALLQVNLHAVSLAQDIFRDERKLLESKLAAHEAVTVVENVLQELLRGILTPERTQSPVDASVTEEDLFHHRNPQLHYQHQVVQHLHSLWRQYMILPLKAEEARPGEEGHLSPRAQAAATPSAYLEETSMKIESSAHLKSPTLDPQLPRQESEAVKDSQDHVGSQKTGLGVRPSQRKSIMEEILVEGSPDLESIRSPWELDGLPLPEWNLCLEDFRKAVMALPEENQREDALIRLNKAALELCQEPRPLHPDFLYQMCLQLWRDLVDSLVSHSLWLRALLGLPEKETIYLDMPEEQGGVPERRDDLPSYRKSPPVTEVKVTSGKVGKEDRKGASQEKKQFGLRDKEDKKGPRLSPGKEDRLNSKKHKTKDDKKPVKSLSRDGLSLDEPAPDSIIPSQEPIDPLVMEKYTHRLHTEVCGLLDALVTDLLALADDLHPQKNAEEPLRLFP, from the exons ATGGAGGACAGGCGCAGTGAAGGACGTTGGCCAGTCTTCCCGTTCTGGGGCAGAGGGGACTTCCAGCGCCCCTGGTTCTGTGCTTTGCTTTCTGTCACTTGCTACCTTGTGGTCCTGGAGAGGAGGGACTCGGCAGAAAGGGAGGACAGCAGGGATTTAGGCCCGGAGAAGTCTGCTCAGCCCCACTGCCACACCATCCCCGGCCCTCCACACTCACATTGCTCTTTTCAGCTGGCTGAGCTGATACACACCCCACCCTGTCTGATGACCCTCATCTCAACTAAAGAAGAGCCAAAGCAGGAAGCCCCCAAAGAAGAGAAGGCACATCCTCCCTGGGTCCCGCCTCTGCAGCACAACTTTCTGAAAAACTGGCAGCGCAACATAGCCCTTCGGAAGAAGCAGCAGGATGCTCTCAGCG AACGGCTGAAGAAGCCAGTCAGCGAGCTGCTGATGCACACAGGGGACACCTACAGACAGATCCAGGAGGAGCGGGAGCTCCTTGACCGAATGCTGTCAACACGGTCTGATGGGAAG GGCTGCAAGTTGACCAGTGGGTTCTGGAGTCGACTGGAATACGTGGGAGACGAAATGACGGGTCTGGTAATGACAAAGACAAAAACTCAGCATGGCCTCGTGGAGCCAATCACTCAGATCAGGAAGCCCTGGTCCATCCAGGCAGAGATGG GGTTGCCAGCCCAGAAGGACGCATGGTACCGCTACACCTGGGATCGGAGTCTGTTTCTGACCTGCCGGCGCAAGGAGCTGCAGAGCATCATGGCAGAGCTGAATTTTAGCCAGCAG gaCATTGATGGCCTGGAGGTGGTGGGCAAAGGGCGGCCTTTCTCCAGTGTTACGGTGGAAGACTATTCAGTGTTTGAAAGGAGCTTGGAAAGCTCCTCTGAGGACACAGTGCACTT AGACTTATTGGCCAATTACCCTGATGTGGTTCCTATGCCTGTTCTTGGCCCTTCTCTGCTGTTCTGTGGGAAGCCAGCCTGCTGGATCCGAAGCAGTAATTCAGAGGACAAG aggCATGTTGGAATTGCTGTCCGCTTGACCTTTGAAACTCTAGAAGGGGAGAAAACATCTTCAGAACTGACCGTGGTCAATAATGGCACAGTGGCCATTTGGTATGACTGGCGGCGGCGGTCACAGTGGGACTCTTTCCAAGACCTGAAGAGGAATAGGATGCAGAGGTTCTACTTCAACAATCGGGAAG GTGTAATTCTGCCTGGAAAAACTAAAAACTTTACCTTTTTCTTCAAATCTTTGAATGCTGGGATCTTCAGGGAGTGTTGGGAATTTGGAACCCACCCTACCCTATTGGGAGGGGCTCTGCTGCAGGTCAACCTCCATGCGGTCTCCTTGGCCCAGGACATTTTTCGGGATGAGAGGAAGTTATTGGAG AGCAAACTGGCCGCCCATGAAGCAGTCACCGTCGTGGAGAACGTGCTGCAGGAGCTCCTGAGGGGGATCCTGACGCCCGAGCGCACACAGTCACCTGTGGATGCCTCTGTCACAGAGGAGGACTTGTTCCACCATAGGAATCCTCAG CTGCATTACCAGCACCAGGTGGTGCAACATCTGCACAGTCTGTGGCGCCAGTACATGATCCTGCCCCTCAAGGCTGAGGAGGCCAGGCCCGGCGAGGAGGGGCACCTcagccccagggcccaggctgCTGCAACCCCGTCAGCCTACTTGGAGGAGACCTCAATGAAGATTGAGTCTTCTGCACACCTTAAGAGCCCAACGTTAGACCCTCAACTGCCCCGGCAGGAGAGCGAGGCCGTCAAGGACTCCCAGGATCATGTTGGGTCCCAGAAGACCGGGCTAGGGGTCAGGCCTTCTCAGCGGAAGAGCATCATGGAGGAGATCCTGGTGGAGGGGAGCCCAGATCTGGAGAGCATCAGGAGCCCCTGGGAACTGGATGGCCTTCCTCTGCCAGAGTGGAATCTCTGTCTGGAAGACTTCAGAAAG GCAGTGATGGCACTCCCTGAGGAGAACCAGAGAGAAGACGCCCTAATCAGGCTCAACAAAGCGGCCCTGGAGCTGTGCCAGGAACCGCGGCCGTTGCACCCTGACTTCCTGTACCAGATGTG TTTGCAGCTGTGGCGAGATCTGGTTGACAGCCTGGTAAGCCATTCCCTGTGGCTGAGGGCTCTGCTGGGCCTGCCTGAGAAGGAGACCATCTACCTGGACATGCCAGAAGAGCAAG GTGGAGTCCCAGAGAGGCGAGATGACTTGCCATCCT ATCGAAAATCACCTCCTGTCACAGAAGTGAAGGTAACTTCTGGGAAAGTGGGAAAGGAGGACCGGAAAGGGGCATCCCAGGAAAAGAAACAGTTTGGACTCAGagacaaagaagataaaaaaggACCCAGGCTGTCACCTGGGAAAGAG GACCGTTTAAATAGCAAGAAGCACAAAACAAAGGATGACAAGAAGCCGGTGAAATCTTTAAGTCGGGACGGGCTTTCCTTGGACGAGCCTGCCCCTGACAGCATCATCCCGTCTCAGGAACCCATAGATCCCCTGGTCATGGAGAAATACACCCACAGGCTGCACACTGAG GTCTGTGGGCTGCTGGATGCCCTGGTGACCGACCTGCTGGCCCTGGCTGACGACCTCCACCCCCAAAAGAATGCTGAGGAGCCTTTGCGTCTCTTCCCCTGA